A genomic region of Acidimicrobiales bacterium contains the following coding sequences:
- a CDS encoding SgcJ/EcaC family oxidoreductase, producing the protein MDHDHDAAIRDTVAAAQQHQNDLEPLLALHTPDALIVNIAGRRVLGRDAMRQAMQAALSTPLAQVRTKSEIDDIRYVHPDVAIVSLTKQVFDERDDGDRDPDGAFPTTGRLTYVMVRDDDTGSWRIASAQTTPVAT; encoded by the coding sequence ATGGACCACGACCACGACGCCGCCATCCGCGACACGGTCGCCGCCGCCCAGCAGCACCAGAACGACCTGGAGCCGCTCCTCGCCCTGCACACGCCCGACGCGCTCATCGTCAACATCGCCGGGCGACGGGTGCTGGGGCGGGACGCGATGCGCCAAGCCATGCAGGCCGCCCTGTCGACGCCGCTGGCCCAGGTGCGCACGAAGTCCGAGATCGACGACATCCGCTACGTACACCCCGACGTCGCCATCGTGAGCTTGACGAAGCAGGTCTTCGACGAGCGGGACGACGGCGACCGGGACCCCGACGGCGCCTTCCCGACCACCGGCCGCCTCACCTACGTGATGGTCCGGGACGACGACACCGGCTCCTGGCGGATCGCCTCCGCCCAGACCACCCCGGTCGCCACCTGA
- a CDS encoding LLM class flavin-dependent oxidoreductase: protein MSIGVVLSGLHADRAKDLPANARHAEDLGLDALFVGDHLFAPGPVLDSTLTLATAAAVTERIGLGFGVMVPALRGPVRAAKQVATLQVLSGDRVILGVGSGGDPYGGAGWEAAGVPYADRGRLTDAALAVLPDLIAGKPTRVDGADVAVTLAPGASVPPIWVGGNSAVARRRAAEHATGWFPSMRLPADVARGARHLAELAEARDRPRPDIAIGGAVLLGDDPPPALLDDFAHGVRDYGIPAETIPRLPITGPPARAAERLAEYAEAGATHAVLGVIGDDWQCQCELLAETRALLSD, encoded by the coding sequence ATGTCGATCGGAGTGGTGCTGAGCGGCCTGCACGCCGACCGGGCGAAGGACCTGCCGGCGAACGCCCGCCACGCCGAGGACCTCGGCCTCGATGCCCTGTTCGTCGGCGACCACCTCTTCGCTCCCGGGCCCGTCCTCGACAGCACGCTGACCCTGGCCACGGCGGCGGCCGTCACCGAGCGCATCGGCCTCGGGTTCGGCGTGATGGTCCCGGCGCTGCGCGGGCCGGTCCGCGCCGCCAAGCAGGTGGCGACGCTCCAGGTGCTGTCCGGCGACCGGGTGATCCTGGGCGTCGGCTCGGGTGGCGACCCCTACGGCGGCGCGGGTTGGGAAGCCGCCGGCGTCCCCTACGCCGACCGGGGCCGGCTGACCGACGCGGCGCTCGCCGTCCTCCCCGACCTGATCGCCGGCAAGCCCACCCGTGTCGACGGCGCCGACGTGGCCGTCACGCTCGCTCCCGGTGCTTCGGTGCCGCCGATCTGGGTGGGCGGCAACTCGGCGGTGGCGCGGCGCCGGGCGGCCGAGCACGCCACGGGCTGGTTCCCGTCGATGCGCCTGCCCGCCGACGTCGCCCGGGGCGCCCGACACCTCGCCGAGCTGGCCGAGGCGCGGGACCGGCCGCGCCCGGACATCGCCATCGGCGGCGCCGTGCTGCTGGGCGACGACCCGCCCCCGGCCCTGCTCGACGACTTCGCCCACGGCGTGCGCGACTACGGGATCCCGGCGGAGACGATCCCCCGGCTGCCGATCACCGGCCCGCCGGCGCGCGCGGCCGAGCGGCTGGCGGAGTACGCCGAGGCCGGCGCCACCCATGCCGTCCTCGGCGTGATCGGCGACGACTGGCAATGCCAGTGCGAGCTGCTCGCCGAGACCCGAGCCCTGCTGTCCGACTGA
- a CDS encoding helix-turn-helix domain-containing protein: MSEELPPTRRGRGRQAEAERNDLLVLEAARDVFATQGADAPIAAVATRAGVGMGTLYRRYGSKTALLQRICVLAMEEATVAAEEGLADDDAWVGLTHYVQRCVDMRSGALAPLAGRIEVTREMWELARRGGALIDELVARAHRSGGLRPDANALDVAYLVEQIGRRSPTESPDETDVVRRRLLAIALAGLRTGAATEPLPGPAPTREAYESRWGSTD; this comes from the coding sequence ATGAGCGAAGAACTCCCCCCGACCCGACGTGGTCGGGGACGTCAGGCGGAGGCCGAGCGCAACGACCTCCTGGTGCTCGAGGCCGCCCGCGACGTGTTCGCCACGCAGGGCGCCGACGCCCCCATCGCCGCCGTCGCCACCCGGGCCGGCGTCGGCATGGGCACCCTGTACCGCCGCTACGGCAGCAAGACGGCGCTGCTCCAGCGCATCTGCGTGCTGGCCATGGAGGAGGCGACCGTCGCGGCCGAGGAGGGCCTGGCCGACGACGACGCCTGGGTCGGCCTCACCCACTACGTGCAGCGCTGCGTCGACATGCGCTCCGGCGCCCTGGCCCCGCTGGCCGGCAGGATCGAGGTCACGCGCGAGATGTGGGAGCTCGCCCGGCGGGGTGGGGCGCTGATCGACGAGCTGGTCGCCCGGGCCCACCGCTCCGGCGGGCTGCGGCCGGACGCCAACGCCCTCGACGTCGCCTACCTGGTGGAGCAGATCGGCCGCCGCTCGCCCACCGAGTCGCCCGACGAGACCGACGTCGTCCGCCGCCGCCTCCTCGCCATCGCCCTCGCCGGCCTCCGCACCGGCGCCGCCACCGAACCCCTCCCCGGCCCCGCCCCCACCCGCGAGGCCTACGAGTCCCGCTGGGGTTCGACCGACTGA
- a CDS encoding HAD-IIIA family hydrolase, translated as MGVTGVRPTRRARPNLIRPGTSAALPARAVFLDRDGVLNRAFVRDGHPYPPARVDDLEVLPGVTAAVERLREAGYRTIVVTDQPDTASRSTVDEINRGLRSVVPVDEVLVCPHDDADGCGCLLVDAAERLGIDLSASVMVGDRGRDVEAGHRAGCRTVFVDRGYDEPHPDHSDAQVPDLPAAVAWILHNPTP; from the coding sequence GTGGGTGTCACCGGAGTGCGGCCGACGCGACGGGCGCGACCGAACCTGATCCGCCCCGGGACGTCGGCGGCGCTGCCGGCGCGGGCGGTGTTCCTGGACCGTGACGGGGTGCTCAACCGGGCGTTCGTGCGCGACGGTCACCCCTACCCGCCGGCCCGGGTCGACGACCTGGAGGTGCTGCCCGGGGTGACAGCCGCGGTCGAGCGGCTGCGGGAGGCGGGCTACCGGACCATCGTGGTGACGGACCAGCCGGACACCGCCTCGCGGTCGACCGTCGACGAGATCAACCGCGGCCTGCGGTCGGTGGTGCCGGTGGACGAGGTGCTGGTGTGTCCCCACGACGACGCGGACGGGTGCGGGTGCCTCCTGGTCGACGCCGCCGAGCGGCTGGGGATCGACCTGTCGGCGAGCGTGATGGTCGGCGACCGCGGGCGCGACGTCGAGGCCGGCCACCGCGCCGGCTGCCGCACGGTCTTCGTCGACCGCGGCTACGACGAACCCCACCCCGACCACAGCGACGCCCAGGTCCCCGACCTCCCCGCCGCCGTCGCCTGGATCCTCCACAACCCGACGCCCTGA
- a CDS encoding glycosyltransferase family 2 protein has protein sequence MQSLSPASDLQLASDIQLFVPRDEDRQLPLVSIVVPALDEELTIAEFVSWCRDGLAKADVAGEILIVNSGDDRTTELALAEGARVLRTPPRGLGRAYIDAIPYIRGEWVIMGDADCTYDFRDLTDFVGKFEAGYEFVMGSRWQGSIEPEAMPTLQQRLGSPVTTKVLNLLFRSRFSDIHCSMRGITLDALRRMELRSPSWEYASEMVIKSVHLGLRTAEVPVHFLKDQEGRASHHVRAGWTSPWKAAWTNLRAMLVHGADAFVYVPGLVMAAVGLLLTVPLTFGPQSIGDATFSLHWMLGGLALTVVGTQGFFLGCIAKMLYDSSGRAARRWTRAFAYTRTVLASAGLAAVGGLLVLPLVAGWLTNDERLADTGASVNHMAIAGILALVVAFTTFANTLLIHATSLYTRPNGD, from the coding sequence GTGCAGAGCCTGTCCCCCGCATCCGATCTCCAGCTCGCGTCCGACATCCAGCTCTTCGTCCCCCGCGACGAGGACCGGCAGCTGCCGCTGGTGTCGATCGTGGTCCCCGCCCTCGACGAGGAGCTGACGATCGCCGAGTTCGTCTCCTGGTGCCGGGACGGGCTCGCCAAGGCCGACGTCGCCGGCGAGATCCTGATCGTCAACAGCGGCGACGACCGCACCACCGAGCTGGCGCTGGCCGAGGGTGCCCGGGTGCTGCGCACGCCGCCGCGGGGCCTGGGCCGGGCCTACATCGACGCCATCCCCTACATCCGGGGCGAGTGGGTGATCATGGGCGACGCCGACTGCACGTACGACTTCCGGGACCTGACCGACTTCGTCGGCAAGTTCGAGGCCGGCTACGAGTTCGTGATGGGGTCGCGGTGGCAGGGGTCGATCGAGCCGGAGGCCATGCCCACGCTGCAGCAGCGCCTCGGCTCGCCGGTGACCACCAAGGTCCTCAACCTGCTGTTCCGCTCCCGGTTCTCCGACATCCACTGCAGCATGCGGGGCATCACGCTCGACGCGCTGCGGCGGATGGAGCTGCGGTCGCCGTCGTGGGAGTACGCCTCGGAGATGGTGATCAAGTCGGTCCACCTGGGGCTGCGGACCGCCGAGGTGCCCGTCCACTTCCTCAAGGACCAGGAGGGGCGCGCCAGCCACCACGTGCGGGCGGGCTGGACGTCGCCGTGGAAGGCCGCCTGGACGAACCTGCGGGCGATGCTCGTCCACGGGGCCGACGCGTTCGTCTACGTGCCGGGCCTGGTGATGGCGGCGGTCGGGCTGCTGCTCACGGTGCCGCTGACGTTCGGGCCGCAGTCGATCGGCGACGCCACCTTCTCGCTCCACTGGATGCTCGGCGGCCTGGCGCTGACGGTCGTCGGCACCCAGGGCTTCTTCCTGGGGTGCATCGCCAAGATGCTGTACGACTCCTCGGGGCGGGCGGCGCGCCGCTGGACCCGGGCGTTCGCCTACACGCGCACGGTGCTGGCCTCGGCGGGGCTGGCCGCGGTGGGCGGGCTGCTGGTGCTGCCCCTGGTGGCCGGCTGGCTCACCAACGACGAGCGGCTCGCCGACACCGGCGCCTCCGTGAACCACATGGCGATCGCCGGCATCCTCGCCCTGGTCGTCGCCTTCACCACGTTCGCGAACACCCTGCTCATCCACGCGACGAGCCTCTACACCCGGCCCAACGGCGACTAG
- a CDS encoding ankyrin repeat domain-containing protein → MDATYIPADDPVAVEVTRLVQAGDVAALERLLAEWPELVTARLGDRGCSRTLLHVAADWPGHFPHGPDVVALLVRSGAEVDARFDGGEGSHTETPLHWAASSDDVAVLDALLDADADVEADGAVLGGGSPLADAVGFGNWAAARRLVERGARTRLKDAAALGLMDRVEAAFADESGADGRPPDGDTVTQALWSACHGGQHAAAEYLVARGADIGWVGWDDLTPLDVAVRSGATDLVRWLRSRGAGSGAAC, encoded by the coding sequence GTGGATGCCACCTACATCCCGGCCGACGATCCGGTGGCGGTCGAGGTGACGCGCCTGGTGCAGGCGGGCGACGTGGCGGCGCTGGAGCGCCTGCTGGCCGAGTGGCCCGAGCTGGTCACGGCCCGGCTGGGTGACCGCGGCTGCTCGCGCACGCTGCTGCACGTGGCCGCCGACTGGCCCGGCCACTTCCCCCACGGGCCCGACGTGGTGGCGCTGCTGGTGCGGTCCGGCGCCGAGGTCGACGCCCGCTTCGACGGCGGCGAGGGCAGCCACACCGAGACGCCGCTGCACTGGGCGGCCAGCAGCGACGACGTCGCCGTGCTCGACGCCCTCCTCGACGCCGACGCCGACGTTGAGGCCGACGGCGCCGTGCTGGGCGGCGGCAGCCCGCTGGCCGACGCGGTCGGCTTCGGCAACTGGGCCGCGGCCCGTCGCCTGGTGGAACGGGGTGCGCGCACCCGCCTGAAGGACGCCGCCGCCCTGGGCCTGATGGACCGGGTGGAGGCCGCGTTCGCCGACGAATCTGGCGCCGACGGCCGCCCACCCGACGGGGACACCGTGACCCAGGCTCTGTGGAGCGCCTGCCACGGTGGTCAGCATGCGGCGGCCGAGTACCTCGTCGCCCGCGGCGCGGACATCGGCTGGGTCGGCTGGGACGACCTCACGCCGCTCGACGTCGCGGTGCGGTCCGGTGCCACCGACCTGGTCCGATGGCTCAGATCGCGAGGCGCCGGGAGTGGCGCCGCGTGCTAG
- a CDS encoding phosphoribosylaminoimidazolesuccinocarboxamide synthase — protein MQLLHQGKVRDVYLDGNGDLILVASDRISVYDVVLPTPIPGKGAMLTGMSAWWFEQLADVVPNHVISIKDVPDEFADRAMRCKRLDIVQVECIARGYLAGGGWDAYRRDGAICGVELPEGLVLGDELPEPIFTPTTKTPPEEGHDEPMTFAEVVDAVGRETAERLRDLTLELYRRASVVTAERGVILVDTKFEFGFDPATGELVLGDEVLTTDSSRYWRIEDWEPGGKQVAWDKQYVRDWASSLDWDKTAPGPEIPDAVVAETRLRYLTMYERITGVTPFGWLQPGERDEMSLRNARTWQEWRRRMDEAREAGIEPSARDLAMRDMAERSPQRYSGDRPWASDDY, from the coding sequence GTGCAGCTCCTCCATCAAGGCAAGGTCCGTGACGTCTACCTCGACGGCAACGGTGACCTGATCCTCGTCGCGTCGGACCGCATCAGCGTGTACGACGTCGTCCTGCCGACGCCGATCCCCGGCAAGGGGGCGATGCTCACGGGCATGTCGGCGTGGTGGTTCGAGCAGCTCGCCGACGTGGTCCCCAACCACGTGATCTCCATCAAGGACGTCCCCGACGAGTTCGCGGATCGGGCGATGCGTTGCAAGCGCCTCGACATCGTGCAGGTGGAGTGCATCGCCCGGGGCTACCTGGCCGGCGGCGGGTGGGATGCCTACCGCCGTGACGGGGCGATCTGCGGTGTGGAGCTGCCGGAGGGCCTGGTGCTGGGCGACGAGCTGCCGGAGCCGATCTTCACGCCCACCACGAAGACGCCGCCGGAGGAGGGCCACGACGAGCCGATGACGTTCGCCGAGGTCGTCGACGCGGTGGGCCGGGAGACCGCCGAGCGGCTGCGCGACCTGACGCTGGAGCTGTACCGGCGGGCGTCGGTGGTCACCGCCGAGCGGGGCGTGATCCTGGTGGACACGAAGTTCGAGTTCGGCTTCGATCCCGCCACGGGGGAGCTGGTGCTGGGCGACGAGGTGCTCACGACCGACAGCTCCCGCTACTGGCGCATCGAGGACTGGGAGCCGGGCGGCAAGCAGGTGGCCTGGGACAAGCAGTACGTGCGCGACTGGGCCAGCTCGCTCGACTGGGACAAGACGGCGCCGGGCCCGGAGATCCCCGACGCGGTGGTGGCCGAGACCCGGCTGCGCTACCTGACGATGTACGAGCGGATCACCGGCGTCACGCCGTTCGGGTGGCTGCAGCCCGGCGAGCGCGACGAGATGAGCCTGCGCAACGCCCGGACGTGGCAGGAGTGGCGCCGCCGGATGGACGAGGCCCGCGAGGCCGGCATCGAGCCCTCGGCGCGCGACCTGGCGATGCGGGACATGGCCGAGCGGTCGCCCCAGCGCTACAGCGGCGACCGGCCCTGGGCGTCGGACGACTACTGA